The DNA region ACCACCGCCAATTAAGCAAAATCCGTGATGCTGCGGCGGTCTTATAGCCGCACACCCATTAGCGTCAGAATCAACGGCGTGGTTAAGGCCGCCATCGCCGTTGATAGCAGTAGGCTTGATGCCACCGGGCCGCCCAGCACATCGAACTGGCGCGACATCAGATAGACGTTGACGCCCACCGCCATCGACCCAAGCAGCACGACCGCACGCGTTTCCATTTCTGGCAGACCGAGCGCGATAGCAATTCCCCAGATCACCAGCGGCTGTACCAGCAACTTAATTGTGCAAATCGCTGTGCTGATCTGCCAACCATCACGCACGCGGTATTCCGCCAGCCCCATCCCCAGCGCCACCAGCGACAGCGGCGCGGCAATCTGTCCCAGCATGGCAAGAGGCTGATCGATATACGACGGCAGCGGCAATCCCGTCAGGCTGAATAGCGTCCCGGACAGGATGCCGATGATCAGCGGGTTCTTCAGCACACCCAGCGCCGTTTTGGTAAAGCCCTGTAGCGACAGCGCCCCGTTACGCGCCCATTCCACCGACACCGTCACCAGCGTCCACAGAATAAGACCGTTAAACACGACCACCAGCGCGACCGACGGGATCGCCTCCTCGCCCAGCATCAGCGTGGCAATCGGCAACCCCAGCATCACATTGTTGGAGAAGATGCCACTCAGCGCAAACAGCGAGCCGGAAACACCATCAAGGTGAAAGATTTTGCGCGCCACGATACGACCTAAGACAAACACCAGCAGGCAGCCGCCGAAAAAGGCGATCAGCAGCCGGGCATCCACCACCGGACGTTTGGAGAAATCCGACATCAGGCGGAACAGCATAGCGGGCATCGCGACGGAGAAGACAAAGCGCGTCATGCCATCGGTCACGGTGGTCGGCCATTTACCGTAGCGAATCAGGCTATAACCGAGTGCGATAAGAACAAACAGGGGTAACGACAGAAAGATCTGGTGCCAAAGCGAAACAATAAATGCAGGCATGAAGCCACTTCCTTAATTACCGGCACCAAGTCAGAAAGATAATCCCCGCAAGCAAA from Pectobacterium actinidiae includes:
- a CDS encoding AEC family transporter; this translates as MPAFIVSLWHQIFLSLPLFVLIALGYSLIRYGKWPTTVTDGMTRFVFSVAMPAMLFRLMSDFSKRPVVDARLLIAFFGGCLLVFVLGRIVARKIFHLDGVSGSLFALSGIFSNNVMLGLPIATLMLGEEAIPSVALVVVFNGLILWTLVTVSVEWARNGALSLQGFTKTALGVLKNPLIIGILSGTLFSLTGLPLPSYIDQPLAMLGQIAAPLSLVALGMGLAEYRVRDGWQISTAICTIKLLVQPLVIWGIAIALGLPEMETRAVVLLGSMAVGVNVYLMSRQFDVLGGPVASSLLLSTAMAALTTPLILTLMGVRL